In Geminocystis sp. NIES-3708, a single window of DNA contains:
- a CDS encoding ABC transporter ATP-binding protein, which translates to MAQVIIDNLYKTYFSSASKFSPSISLGVGVIANSPDVEQNFSSSSTHVLKGINLEIQEGEFMVLVGPSGCGKSTLLRLIAGLEEITGGKILIGDRIVNDLPPKARDIAMVFQNYALYPHLSVYDNIAFGLRRMNQQVSSTPLDKILTVITSKFPSKWRYLSDSEKEINKKVVIVAQMLQIEHLLERLPKQLSGGQKQRVALGRAIARNPHVFLMDEPLSNLDAKLRTETRGQIVKLQKQLKITTIYVTHDQTEAMTMGDRIAIMNQGEIQQLATPLEIYRQPVNKFVAQFIGSPPMNFLEVNYQKPDLIVHSHFQLLLSAEWQEVFKEYNYEKIWLGIRPEYFSLSEPSPSTIPVIVNLVEALGNEFILTVNLEGNNRENLQVKLFSDDLIKIGDKLNLSIKLDKVNFFDCYQERNISLIIR; encoded by the coding sequence TTGGCACAGGTTATTATTGACAATCTCTACAAAACCTATTTTTCGTCTGCCAGTAAGTTTTCTCCTTCTATTTCTTTAGGAGTTGGAGTGATTGCTAATTCTCCTGATGTAGAACAAAATTTTTCTTCTTCTTCTACCCATGTTTTAAAAGGTATTAATCTTGAAATTCAAGAAGGAGAATTTATGGTTTTAGTTGGTCCTTCTGGATGTGGTAAAAGTACTTTATTGCGTTTAATAGCTGGTTTAGAAGAGATTACTGGAGGAAAAATTTTAATTGGCGATCGTATAGTTAATGATTTACCACCAAAAGCAAGAGATATAGCGATGGTATTTCAAAATTATGCTCTTTATCCTCATCTAAGTGTTTATGATAATATCGCCTTTGGCTTACGAAGAATGAATCAACAAGTATCATCAACACCATTAGATAAAATTTTGACCGTCATTACCAGTAAATTTCCTTCCAAATGGCGTTATCTTTCCGACAGTGAAAAAGAGATTAACAAAAAAGTCGTCATTGTTGCACAAATGTTGCAAATAGAACACTTATTGGAACGTTTGCCCAAACAACTATCAGGGGGACAAAAACAACGAGTTGCTTTAGGAAGAGCTATTGCTCGTAATCCTCATGTATTTTTAATGGACGAACCCTTATCAAATTTAGACGCTAAATTAAGAACAGAAACACGAGGACAAATAGTTAAGCTACAAAAACAATTAAAGATAACAACTATTTATGTAACTCATGATCAGACAGAAGCCATGACGATGGGTGATCGTATTGCTATAATGAACCAAGGAGAAATACAGCAACTAGCCACACCTTTAGAGATATATCGTCAACCTGTGAATAAATTTGTAGCACAATTTATTGGTAGTCCTCCCATGAATTTTTTGGAGGTGAATTATCAAAAACCAGATTTAATTGTTCATTCTCATTTTCAACTACTTTTATCAGCAGAATGGCAAGAGGTTTTTAAAGAATATAATTACGAAAAAATTTGGCTAGGAATACGCCCAGAATATTTTAGTTTATCCGAACCTTCACCATCAACAATTCCCGTGATAGTTAACCTAGTAGAAGCCTTAGGAAACGAATTTATTTTAACTGTTAATTTAGAGGGAAATAATCGAGAAAATTTGCAAGTAAAACTATTTTCTGATGACTTAATAAAAATTGGAGATAAATTGAATTTAAGCATCAAATTAGACAAAGTTAATTTTTTTGATTGCTATCAAGAGAGAAATATTAGCTTAATAATTAGATAA